From Cucumis melo cultivar AY chromosome 3, USDA_Cmelo_AY_1.0, whole genome shotgun sequence:
TCCATCACTTACAGAGTTTTagctttttaaaaaatggtgATACAACAGATTTGGGGTAGGGTTTTGTAGCAAGACATGTTGGAATGTTCTCTGGTTGTTCTATCCATAATTTATGAACGATTGAGTTTGCTTTGAGCTTCTCTGATAAGTTAACCATTTGAGTTTCTCCCTTCACTTCAAGAGTAACCTACATAAAGTGAAATAAAGTCAGGACTGATCAAAAAGTCCAGAACAGCTTCAGGAAGCTGTGGAATGTAGAAGACCTGTAATTTCAAAAAGAAACTGTACAAGTAGAGATAAGAAAGTAATGATCTCTGTTTGAACTACGAGTACCACATGAATTTTAGGAGGAAAAACCAAAGCGTTCAGCCCAATACGAGCAAGTACAACATATATCTTCCAATGAATAATTGTTCTTCTAAATTGCTTGACAGATACATAACATTCTTTCCAAACTAAATAAAGAAGGCAACGACCAGAACCACAACTCAAAAATTCCAAATTGCTAATGACGACTCATCCATCAATTATTAGACAAACTTAACAGAGCACCAACAAAGCCAATTTTCAGCGTGTCAATATAAAATGATCAAGTCTATAGATGCATACTACACTActggaaaaagataaatttagtAATGGAGTTGAGATTAAGAGATTAAGAATTCGACTAACCTTATGCATAGAATCGATATTATCTGGATTACAGTAGTCGGAAGTGTGGGGATCATCTTTAGTCAACCAAATGGCAGAGACAGAAGCATGGCATCCCTGAGTTACGACGCTACCAAGCGGCCAGGAATCAATCAGATCTCTCCGAAGCACCACGTACTGAATCAAAACGTCGGGTGTCTCCTCCGCCTGTACTCCGGCGTCGTCCGGTGTAGAAACGGAATTAGTTTCAGCGGATTGACTCATGGAGGCGGAGCAAAATGGATGGGATTTCCGAATCGAAGAGTGGAGagaaagaggagaagaagatgGAAAAACCCTAGACCTTGGACATGGGCAGAGGCCAATGGATTTGGAGATGGAGAGTGTGAATCGAGAAGATGAAATTACACAAGTCATGATATCTTCACACAAAGTAGCACAACAAACCGTGCTACCCAACTAAAGATTTCAAGTAAAACTCGCTGTACGGGAATTTTATATGGACACTGGGCCTGTATAATGGGCTTATTCTATTCATAGGCCCATATTCTTGGCGTTCAGGCCTTTATTAATGGGCCTGAAAATTTATGATTAATGATCTATTTTACAAAAAGGAGACTAGTTGGGTTGGGTAATTACACAACTTTAAGAACAATTAtgtagtaatatttttaaaaaattgtaaatatagcaaaatctatcggtgatagacttctatcattgatagactcttatatttatcaatgatagatgaaaattttctacatggtctatcagtaaTATATTTTTaccattgatagattttgacaataattcttatggtttatcaacaatagaccaacatttgctacctgatctagattttgttatatttgtaattttcctaaaatgttgttatataatttattattttgaatataattactatatttgcaactatcctaATTTTCAACTCAACTCATATTTTTCAGTTGGTTGAGTTGACAACTTGAATAACAAAATATGGTTTgggttatttattttaatttctaacatttgtaaagaaaaagagtgaCAATAGCCATCACATGATAGAAAACACACCACAAAATCTACCTCAACAATGGATCTCTAAATCCGCAATGGATTGTATTTATTGGAAAAAGATATATGTACATAAGCAACAAGTTAAGATACCAAAAGTTAGTAATTAAAGTTTAAGGTACCAACCGTCAGTCGTGAGGGATGACTATCGGAGGGAGACTGAAATCAGAGAAGGATGGGTCAGAGACTGAACTGAAGTGAGAGACGACACGATGAAGAAGACGACAATGAGATGAAAAGGGAAATGGCGGTGGCACGATGAAGAAGACAACTAGGGGTGTGAAGAGGGAGACGACGAGCGAAAGAGATTGAGTGTGTGAAGAGAGAGATGACGTACGAAGGAGACTGAGAATGTGAAGAAGGAGACGATGTACGAAGGATAAAGAGTCTGAGAAGAAAGAAGAcctaattttctaattttttattaaataaataatatatattattaatttaggtTAGGTTGGGTGGATCCGAATTTTTCGACCCAACTCGAGACCCAACCTAATtcgaaaaaaaatcaaaattttcaatcctATATGGATTGGATAGTCTGGGTTGTCAGGTTATTCGAGTTGGACTTACACCAATAATTatttatgttaatatttttcattatttaaaaagggaaaaaaatcaaaatttgagttattttaaaatatatatatatgagtatTATTTAAAACATACATATGCAATCTATCGAAAATGGATGCAATATAACTATAttactatattattaataatatatacgATTTTATTTAAATGGATGTATACTATTTAAATTGAAATCAATTTCTGATACCGTAAGAATTTATCAAATAACTTTCAAGCGAAATGGAtgttatatattaattataaataataaattactAAAGTAATGCAAAAACGAAAGAAAGTAGGCTACACTCATACTTTCGTtcacaattttaaattttaaaacaaatatgcACCGACCAAAAAAGTTGAAAGAGATTGAAAAGTAAgagaaattttaaataaaaaataattggaaaaaaattgtttagaatcataccataaatatattaaataattaatagattaaatagttttaatataaataataaatatttatgacaatagattatatattttttaaaattatataatatttaaaattactGTGATGGACAAATCTATccataaaatatcaaaattttattaacgaaaataaatgaaattttaaagaCATTTGTGTAAAATAGATATTTTTTCTGATTTTTCCTGCTAATATTTCTCCTGATCCAAAAAAGGGGGAAATGGAGAAGCTTGGTGTTGAACTTTAGCAAATGAAGCAGATCATAATTATATCATAGATCaaaacattttataaaaaaaactgTGCATGTTATTTATAAACcaaagaaaaataagaatagTTTAATTTACAGAACTAGAAAACTGGACAGCCATCAACAACAACTCCTCTAGCAGAAGGGCAAGAGGCCAATGGACATCCATCAGTATTATTCCCCCACCAATCAATACCCTTTGATCCCAATGTAAGAAAAACGAGTATTGTGATGAAGGCAGTTCCAGCATCCAACCCACCAGACAAGATGTAATTGTAGCGTTTCCACCACTCTGTCTTGTATCTGAAAAGAAAATATCCGAACAGGAAACCACATGTTAACCAACTCGTGAAGTTCACCGCGCTAGCCGGTGGCATCATCGACGTAGCGCCCAAAAGAACTGGCATGTGGATGAGTCGAATCCATGTTTTGTTAGGAAACATCTTATGTGCAATCCATACAAGCAAAGGGGCAATGGCTCCACCAAGGAAGAACCAATTCACAGCTCCATATTCTCCAAGGTCTCCAAAGATTCTACGAGGCCCAACAAGTCCCCATATTACAGATGCATCGAAGAACACTCGATCCATTGGACAAGTCCATGGGCTGTTTTCTGGTAATAGGTTGGTGTCACACAGATCTTGAATTGATCCCATCAACCACCAAGCAGTTCCAATGTAAACAAACACTGCTATGATTGTCCCTACAACCTACAATAAAGATTATTGGCTATGAGCAACTTCACACACTTAGTTActatatttgatattttaattagCCAATGTTATAGAAAATTCACCTGAGCCATGAACATTGTTCTGGGTGGAATCTTCATGTAATGACCAAGCTTAAAGTCAGACACAAATGTTAGAGCTTGTGTCATGCTAATATATCCATACACCTTGAAACACATGTTGGCCACTGGGCGTTCGGGGTATGCATAACCAATAATGTATTCTGTAATAATGTTCAAACCAGGTGCCTGCAAACAAGAAAAACATCAATCACTTAGATAAGGTTTCATACAATTACAAGGCATTTGTAGTTTGGATTGGTGTTCCATGGTTCACCTGGTTTGTGGTAGCATTAATGATGCCAATGGGAAGTGTGAAAAAGAAGGCAATAAAACAAGCTAAGAGTACACCCCACCAAGGCAATTGAAGTGAGGCATTGTAATATTGACAAGCAAAAATGGAGAGAGCAATGTTCAATACAAGGATGATGATGAACCACCATGTTGGTACTTGTTTATAAGCTTGCATAAGTTTTGTGTGTATGTCAATTTTTCTCTTCCCACCAAATGCACTCATACTCTGGTTCAACAAGTCCCTACACATAATATGTACCAATTAGAAAAGGTTCAATATACAAATAATTTGTCCAAGTTTTGTTGGGAGGTTACCTACCTTCCATTGAAGAGGAAGACATGCATAACAGTAGCAGAAAGTGTAGCAAATCCAAGACCATAAGTCATAGCAAAGAAGGTACTGAGATTTACAGGCCCAGTTGTGCTGTAAACACTTCGATCAAGATGGAAATCTGAATTGACTATGCTTGAAATATTGTACTCATGACCATTCGCCATGAAAAGGCTGCTTGAATAAATAGGAAACCTTTTGGCCCCATACACATTTAACCAATAACTAAGGGGTGTCATGACATACATCACAATAACAAAACCAACAGCAACATTGGCAGTGGCAAACCAAGGACTAGCTAAAGGACTTCCAAGGTATGATGAAATTGTAGACCAATCTATTCCGAATGCACCAAGTCCAAGGCCATTCATGCCAGAACCCACTTGATGAAGCAAGAGAGAGTTGGAATTAAACCAACAAAGCCATGAGAAAGAGGTAAGCATCATGAAAAGATAGCCAGGAAAAACATAGTAAGCAAAGCTGCAAATCATGGCCAAGAGGAAGAATTGTGTGCGAGTTGTGCTTCGTTTTGGTCTTTTTTCCTTCTCGTGCAGAGCTCTACAAATCTCAAAAGTTCACTTAACTGATGAGAAATCTTATTATGAAAGCAAATAATAGAAGCTTCATTCAACAAAATTAGTCAAATAGAGAATGATGATAATTAAAACATCACCTAAACAATGAGACTTGAACCAAATTAGATGGCCACCACATCTCTCCTGGTTCaactaaatatttcctaaaaatTCCAGCCCAACCGAATCCGAGAATCTACAAAAACAAGGAACATATAATGGTACGAACATCACAACACAAATAGATCATAACAACCATTTCAATATTTCCCACAATGAAAAAACGTTCATATCACCTGAGTAGTGAACATAATGAGCAAAGCAGGAACAAAAGTGAGTTGTCTCTTGTAAAGAAGCTTAACAGCAGTTAAAATATGTGTAGCATAAACAGAGCCAGCACCAGAATTGGCAAAAATAGTAATCAGAACATGCTCCTTTATATTGAAGGGTCCGGGATTCATTGAAAACTCAAACCGTGTGCCTCTGAAAAATGGTTGAGTTGGAAGCGTCTTGGCCATCAAATGACCAAGAGGCACAACAGCGATTTGCGCAGCAATCGAAGATACCGACAGCGGGTTCGATCTGTACCAAAAGAACTGGTTCACAAACGAGAGTATGACGCAAGCCGCAATCCCCAAAACCCACATTCTGAATGTGAGAACTGGCAAGTTGGGGTCATCGGTTTTGGGTACCGTAATATCAACCTGCTTGATCGGACATGCATCGTCAACTGTCACATCGGCAGGCTCTGCAGTTGGAATCTCAGATACAACACTAGTCGACATGGTCATCAGTGTGATAGGTGAGGTTGGCCACCACAATTTCCCTTTCTATACATGAAATTGGGACTTTTGAGTTAAACTTtcataatatattataaaagGAATATAGAAATTGATTCCTGAATAAGTCAAGATTCTGATGGAAACATAATTTCATAAACTAAAGTTTTCACTCCAAACTCACTTGCCAATAAAAGCAAATCGACAGAGATGGAAGTTGATGGTACTTTAAATCCACTTAGAAGCAATATTACAAATTTAGCTTagttttctttagaaaaaaaaaacttctattCATTCTTTTATTACTAAATATATATACCCTTCAATTTGATCATGAACCTATCATATCGTCATTGTAGAAACAACTTAGAACATATATGATAtaaattaagttatttattatatatcatACATCATCAATTCATTGATTCAATTTAAAAGCTTATGTTGATAGATGAGGATAAATTTATCTTATAGAGATTGTACCAAAGAGATTGACTTCTAAAAATGAGATTAGTTTGAACTTGACAAAATTtctgaaattaaaaaaatatataacaaaaaagaaaacatagtAATTGAAatgcaatatattaatatatcatcaaaatatataaaaaagtacAATCCAAACACAAAACACATTAAAAAAGATAGACATTGCTACATTGCTAGATGTTGATTTATATTTTACAACATTGGTGACAAACTCCAATTGAAAAGCATAAAAAATTGGAAGGAATGTGAAAACAAATAGTttgggaaagagaaaagaaagaaaaagattgaAGAAGTAAAACCCTCTATCTATGTGAGTATATATATTATCATCCTCCCTTTCTCTCTACGGTGATTCTTGGAGAGACCACCGCCTCCCCTACTCATTCTCGCCGGAGAATGCAGGAACCGGCGAACCACCGTATGACGTCAGTATGACCGGGCGGCGTTCTCGGCGGTTTTCAGTCAGCCAGAggcgaaaagaaaaaaaaaataaggaaaaataagAGAAGCATTGGTAAACAAACCTCAATCCGTGGAGCTTCAAGAAAAAGTgtgaagaaaaagttgaagGGTTAACACTTAACACTAACACCTTTTATATTTAGAATGTTAATCCTATTTAGTTgggggatttttttttatttatttaaattcaCTTTAATTTCCATCTTTATAACTGAAAATTGGGATAGGATTTggattttttatatatatagatatgatttaatttattttttgtctaatacaatttttaaatacttttcaAATCCCATAAAATTTTcgatttcttttaaatttaaatattcgTTACTTGAATTATTTgtacaaataaaaaatacataatccaaactaattacaaatataaaaatcaaTTACATATTAACTCACACAAGAAAGAACAACATTATTTACCAAATATAAATCATCTAATTTAcaatagagagagagaggatgTGAGAGtcattaatgaaaaaaaaaaaaacaaaaagagttAAAAATAAGAACTTGATGGTAAGTAATGAGAGATTAGAAAACAGGGCAGCCATGAGCAACAACTCCTTTAGCAGAAGGGCAAGAGGCCAATGGACATCCATCAGTATTGTTTCCCCACCAATCAATACTAATTGATCCCAATGAAAGAAATATGAGTATAGTCATGAACGCAGTTCCAGCATCCAACCCACCTGACAATATGTAATTGTATCGCTTCCACCACTCTGTTTTGTATCTAAAAAGATAATATCCGAACACGAAACCACAGATTAACCAACTCGTGAAGTTCACCGCTGCAGCCGGTGGCATCATCGACGTAGCGCCCAACAGAACTGGCATGTGGATTAAGCGAATCCATGTTTTGTTAGGAAACATCTTGTGTGCAATCCATACAAGCAAAGGGGCAATTGCTCCACCAAGGAAGAACCAATTCACAGCTCCATATTCTCCAAGGTCTCCAAAGATTCTACGAGGCCCAACGAGTCCCCATATTACAGATGCGTCGAAGAACACTCGATCCATTGGGCATGTCCATGGGCTATTATCTGGTAGTAGGTTGGTGTCACATAGATCTTGAATTGAGCCCATCAACCACCAAGCTGTTCCAGTGTATACAAACACTGCTATGATTGTCCCTACCACCTGCAATTAAGTTTATTCCACAACTAAGCAATAAAAAACTATAACGGCACCACTAGAGTTTATATACTGTCTGTACTTCTCTGAATCAAGGTTATACAAAACATAATTCACCTGAGCCATGAACATTGTTCTGGGTGGAATCTTCATGTAATGACCAAGCTTAAAGTCAGACACAAATGTTAGAGCTTGTGTCATGCTAATATATCCATACACCTTGAAACACATGTTGGCCACCGGGCGTTCGGGATATGCATAACCAATAATGTATTCTGTAATAATGTTCAAACCAGGTGCCTGCAAACAAGAAAAACATTAATCACTTAGACAAGGTTTCATACAATTACAAGGCATTTGTAGTTTGGATTGGTGTTCCATGGTTCACCTGATTTGTGGTAGCATAAATGATGCCAATGGGAAGTGTGAAGAAGAAGGCAATAAAACAAGCTAAGAGCAGACCCCACCAAGGCAATTGAAGTGAGATGTTGTAATATTGACAAGCAAAAAGAGAGAGGCCAATGTTCAAAACAAGGATGACCACGAACCACCATGTTGGTACTTGTTTATAAGCTCTCATAAGCTTTGTATGTAtgtcaatttttcttttcccacCAAAGGCACTTTTGCTCTGGTTCAATATTTCACTAAATGTAATATAGAACATCAATTCATTAGGCATGTTAACATGGTTTCTTACGCTTTGGAATCTAAAGTTTTTATCGAGAAATTTACCTTCCATTGAAGAGAAGAACATGCACAACTGTAGCAGAGAGTGTGGCAAATCCAAGACCATATGTCATTGCAAAGAAGGTACTAAGATTCACACGTCCAGTTGTGCTATAAACACCTCGATCAAGATGGAAATCTGAATTGACTATGCTTGAAATATTGTACTTGTGACCATTTGCCATGAAAAGGCTGCTTGAATATATAGGAAACTTTTTGGCCTCATAGACATTTAACCAATAACAGAGAGGTGTCATGACATACATCACAAGAACAAACCCCACTGCAATGTTGACAGTGGCAAACCAAGGACTAGCCAAGGGACTTCCAAGGTAAGATGAAATTGTGGACCAATCTATACCAAATGCGCCAATTCCAAGGCCTTTCATACCAGATCCCATTTGATGAAGCAAAAGAGACTTGGAATTAAACCAACATAGCCAAGAGAAAGAGGTAAGCATCATGAAAAGATAGCCAGGAAAAACATAGTAAGCGAAGCTGCAAATCAGGGCCAAGAGGAAGAATTGTATAAGTGTTGTGCTTTGTTTTGGTCTCTTTTCCTTCTCATGCAGAGCTCTACAAATCACAAAAGTTCACTTAAATCAGAAAACTTATATGAATGCATAGAATTATAAAAGTCCCAAAATTAGTCAAATAAAGAGCATGATCACCTAAACAATGAGACTTGAACCAAAGTAGATGGCCACCACATCTCCCCTGGCTCAACCAAATATTTCCTAAAAATTCCAGCCCAGCCGAATCCAAGAACCTACAAAAACAAGGAACATGTAAATGTTATCAACATGACACTACAAATAGATCATAACAaccatttcaatatttttcacAATGAAAAAACGTTCATATCACCTGAGTAGTGAGCATAACGAGCAAAGCAGGAAAGAAATGGAGTTGTCTCTTGTAAAGAAGCTTAACAGCGGTCAAAATATGTGTAGCATAAACAGAGCCAGCACCAGAATTGGCAAAAATGGTAATCAGTACATGTTCCTTTATATTGAAGGGTCCAGGATTCATAGTAAACTCAAACCGTGTGTCTTTGAAAAATGGTTGAGTTGGAAGCGTCTTGGCCATCAAATGACCAAGAGGCACAACAGCGATTTGCGCCGCAATCGAAGATACCGACAGCGGGTTCGTTCTGTACCAAAAGAACTGGTTCACAAACGAGAGTATGACACAAGCCGCAATCCCCAAAATCCACATTCTGAATGTGAGAACTGGCAAGTTGGGGTCATCGGTTTTCGGTACCGTAATATCGACCTGCTTGATCGGGCACTCGTCGTCGACCGTCGTCATTGGAAGGTCTCCACTCTGTGTCTCTGATACGGTAGTCGTCATGGTAATCAGAGATTGCtgtgttgtgttgtgttgtaGAGTAAAGCTCTCTACAACAACTCTAGTCTGTAGAATAAAAAGACACTAAATGAATTTGGACTTCGAGAGAAAAATATAAAGTTGATTCCTAAAGAACTCTTGATTCTGTCTCAATGCATCCAATTAACGTCCAAAATGAAGTCATGATTCATTAATAAGAGTTTacttttcaagaaaaaaatatttccaATTGCCATGCATAtagtaatatatattattattaaagaaaatgacagcctctcaaaataataaataaattaaaataataattatttaattattattaagacAGCCAtgtaaattattaaaaatggtaaaaaaaaatagatatattTGGACATAACCCTCTTGGCCAAGGAAGATCTAATTCTCCTAATTAAATTACTCATTAAAAACTTTGCCTTATTTGAATTATCAATTTTGGTAGCAACAATAATATTATGAAATTATATATGGCAGATTGAGATTCTCACTTCAACTACTCCAATTTAGAACTGCAAAAGTGTTTCTAAATACAAACCTATGTTCTTAATCTTAGACAAcctaaaaaaaacataattgaTAGCTAGATTGTCTAAAATAATAAAGGAAGATGTGTATTTTTATCAAGTGGTTGTCATGGTTGAAAAAAAAGATTCCAAAACTTACGTTTGTAATACAAAGATTGGTGGTTTTGAAGAGTGATGTTAAACTTGAACCAGAAAAAACAAATTAcctaaaataaaaagaagaataatatcAATTTAGAGAACAAACCCATatgtttttttagaaattaaaaaaaaaaaactatatacaACAAAAtccattttatttgattttctcgtgaaaggtaaatattttgctattttttatgattgtgccaaaaaaaatgtagaagatgaaagaaaaattaaaccaaaacaAAATGGAAGAGGGAAAAGGTAAATGAAGAGAACGAAAGGAATGTGAAAAGAGAAAACTTACGAAAATATGtataaaagaattgaaaaagaaaatctgTTTCTTTCTCCCATTACTTATCGTCGCCGGCGACGGCGGTCAAACCGACGATCGGCGGCGTTGTGAAGAGggaaaaactaattaaaaaaaagaagaagaagaagaagaagaagaagaagaagagaatgtGTACAAACCTCAGTGAGTTTGAAAAGAAAGTGCGAAGAAACTGTTGAAGGTTAATACGTTTTATATATTCTCATAACGTTAATTCTATTTAATtaagtattttcttttaattttattctcTCGGGTTGACATGacctattttcaaatataacaaattaaacaaaacagttataaaatataataaatattttttgtatttatcGTTTGGTTTACGATCGTCTGTATTTGTACATATTTTAAGAAGTTTGGATGTTTTATCTTACGTTTATACAAATGTAAAGTCGTCGAGAGAATTAATAGattttcaaaaatagtaaaataaattaatatttataaaatatagtaaaattttaaaaacaatcatcgataaaatcttaatttttattgtattttataaattcttttaacaattttacgatttacaaaaatatttatattattgctGTACGATAATTACTCCAAAATTTTGGGAGATTCCCTTTTGAGGttaccaaaaaaaattaattaaatgttaAAACCAATGAATTATTATTTGGAAAATAACGTATGAAAGTaatggaaataaaaaaaaaaaacttatgaaCTATTGATTGAATATTTACATATGTGTAactatttatattaaaattactaTTACATCCATAATTAGAATGATGAAAGGTACGATCATCTATCTCTACAATTATTATactaaaaaatagtaaaattattATCAAACTTCAACGAGCACAAATTTACTTGTATAttatcaatttaaaattaattggttTAAATTTGTTTCTCTATTTGATTCAAACATTTACCTACGGTGTCATGTTTTTCCATACGTGTGAGAATTATACCGGAAGTTCTATGAATGTTTCTAAATCAgtaattatttttagaaaatttagaattttaattgtTGTATAGCTTTATAGAGTGATGTGAATAGAATATTGTATGTGTGACATTTGTCATGATGCTACTTATTAGTATATGATACTACAAATATAAAATGACAACGTCGTGGGCATACTACTTATTGTTGAACTGATAATTTGTGTTAAAAGAATAAGAGTCATCCACgcatttaattaattgattttttacATTTGAATTGGAAGCAAAGTTAAGGTgtaaaatctttttcaattgattttttttttcttatgataGAATCCATGTGACATTTTGTTGGGTAAGAATCTCAAATTTCTcataaatttttaatataatatagatGAAGTAACGAGATTATTCAAACGATAGATTTGATCATAGTCActaattagtttatttataaatCAATGACTTTTATTCCATTTGACATCTCATTTAAtttttacaataataataatcatttcACCTAAATTTAATATCtgtaattttaaattgttgtaCAACGAAATTAATTACCTCTCTACCATAGTTATGTTCATGACAGGAAATATCTCATAGTCAAACCAAACATTTAAAGCAACTTACCATTTGGGTCACTTTTCCCATAAGATATTCACCAACTAATAAACAACAATTTTGCACCACAAAAACATTTGACAAACCTCATATTATTATCTTATTTGTTCTTTTTGTGGTTATCTTATTCAACTTGCAATCCAAACCAAATGGAGAATTTGAGTAGAAAATAAGCAATAAGGCAGAGTTTGTCGGTGGAAAACTTCTCTAGTGCATGCTAACGCAATAGATCTACTATTTTTACATATAATTTAACTCGTTATTAAATAAT
This genomic window contains:
- the LOC103488228 gene encoding uncharacterized protein LOC103488228 isoform X1: MTCVISSSRFTLSISKSIGLCPCPRSRVFPSSSPLSLHSSIRKSHPFCSASMSQSAETNSVSTPDDAGVQAEETPDVLIQYVVLRRDLIDSWPLGSVVTQGCHASVSAIWLTKDDPHTSDYCNPDNIDSMHKVTLEVKGETQMVNLSEKLKANSIVHKLWIEQPENIPTCLATKPYPKSVVSPFFKKLKLYKEIVGQTLSSL
- the LOC103488228 gene encoding uncharacterized protein LOC103488228 isoform X2 yields the protein MTCVISSSRFTLSISKSIGLCPCPRSRVFPSSSPLSLHSSIRKSHPFCSASMSQSAETNSVSTPDDAGVQAEETPDVLIQYVVLRRDLIDSWPLGSVVTQGCHASVSAIWLTKDDPHTSDYCNPDNIDSMHKVTLEVKGETQMVNLSEKLKANSIVHKLWIEQPENIPTCLATKPYPKSVVSPFFKKLKLFHVKYA
- the LOC103488225 gene encoding oligopeptide transporter 6-like, which translates into the protein MTMSTSVVSEIPTAEPADVTVDDACPIKQVDITVPKTDDPNLPVLTFRMWVLGIAACVILSFVNQFFWYRSNPLSVSSIAAQIAVVPLGHLMAKTLPTQPFFRGTRFEFSMNPGPFNIKEHVLITIFANSGAGSVYATHILTAVKLLYKRQLTFVPALLIMFTTQILGFGWAGIFRKYLVEPGEMWWPSNLVQVSLFRALHEKEKRPKRSTTRTQFFLLAMICSFAYYVFPGYLFMMLTSFSWLCWFNSNSLLLHQVGSGMNGLGLGAFGIDWSTISSYLGSPLASPWFATANVAVGFVIVMYVMTPLSYWLNVYGAKRFPIYSSSLFMANGHEYNISSIVNSDFHLDRSVYSTTGPVNLSTFFAMTYGLGFATLSATVMHVFLFNGRDLLNQSMSAFGGKRKIDIHTKLMQAYKQVPTWWFIIILVLNIALSIFACQYYNASLQLPWWGVLLACFIAFFFTLPIGIINATTNQAPGLNIITEYIIGYAYPERPVANMCFKVYGYISMTQALTFVSDFKLGHYMKIPPRTMFMAQVVGTIIAVFVYIGTAWWLMGSIQDLCDTNLLPENSPWTCPMDRVFFDASVIWGLVGPRRIFGDLGEYGAVNWFFLGGAIAPLLVWIAHKMFPNKTWIRLIHMPVLLGATSMMPPASAVNFTSWLTCGFLFGYFLFRYKTEWWKRYNYILSGGLDAGTAFITILVFLTLGSKGIDWWGNNTDGCPLASCPSARGVVVDGCPVF
- the LOC103488224 gene encoding oligopeptide transporter 6-like, giving the protein MTTTVSETQSGDLPMTTVDDECPIKQVDITVPKTDDPNLPVLTFRMWILGIAACVILSFVNQFFWYRTNPLSVSSIAAQIAVVPLGHLMAKTLPTQPFFKDTRFEFTMNPGPFNIKEHVLITIFANSGAGSVYATHILTAVKLLYKRQLHFFPALLVMLTTQVLGFGWAGIFRKYLVEPGEMWWPSTLVQVSLFRALHEKEKRPKQSTTLIQFFLLALICSFAYYVFPGYLFMMLTSFSWLCWFNSKSLLLHQMGSGMKGLGIGAFGIDWSTISSYLGSPLASPWFATVNIAVGFVLVMYVMTPLCYWLNVYEAKKFPIYSSSLFMANGHKYNISSIVNSDFHLDRGVYSTTGRVNLSTFFAMTYGLGFATLSATVVHVLLFNGSEILNQSKSAFGGKRKIDIHTKLMRAYKQVPTWWFVVILVLNIGLSLFACQYYNISLQLPWWGLLLACFIAFFFTLPIGIIYATTNQAPGLNIITEYIIGYAYPERPVANMCFKVYGYISMTQALTFVSDFKLGHYMKIPPRTMFMAQVVGTIIAVFVYTGTAWWLMGSIQDLCDTNLLPDNSPWTCPMDRVFFDASVIWGLVGPRRIFGDLGEYGAVNWFFLGGAIAPLLVWIAHKMFPNKTWIRLIHMPVLLGATSMMPPAAAVNFTSWLICGFVFGYYLFRYKTEWWKRYNYILSGGLDAGTAFMTILIFLSLGSISIDWWGNNTDGCPLASCPSAKGVVAHGCPVF